One window of the Babesia microti strain RI chromosome IV, complete genome genome contains the following:
- a CDS encoding hypothetical protein (overlaps_old_locusTagID:BBM_III06375): MINSMVAKVLSMFLSDYFENPEKLSLSQLLTGTVTLHNLKIKNSLLSYLMLPMKLVYGMVKELEITIPWLSLSSKPITVEVRDIILVYSLTPTNEWSASELMSNWQDFKDIDILKEKSINIFLDSSTFGSKWNSIMHRFLRNAIVSFHNIDFLLYNTFFGDIPHILGFNCMTAYNIKCNPEWEPLEKSFSDNTASNSTYSASNDHDSEAHVSEIPSSISASTYYERMPIQMIKSDVPISSDSHKKIEKLMENGILVYNLFIFESTRLYYREFTDSDDISFNDKTINEVARWIRDSSSGNKVIYRRESFQLRYRACNGPINDDLMNALLYDSLHGHNIKTSFSDFSTNYSINEQIGHVKSMDDNSDRIGDEFGMIEKGNLGWAVENKGEDIKKRRWNLPRFFGRKKDQSTASSLPMVEEPPKYQTNLEIYQNIFRSTESKFMIHTRDSKVYPNCSMTLIFPHMATELSADILKSFESLLKYILMYKQVCYNGLERLDDSKTPPNDEVIKYKKEFRSMAYGLKFDYAYINNFYDKYSMKFIKNLNMSLLEDLSMQIFNLHENMENWKNFKGVTSSCYMDSIKFFKQKTPLSKKENNILCMYRNRLLVENMPWYSIHVRIRGLNANVRLEDGTLDFSSDSMMAGITCGLMNAKYDLSLENCLLRCDFRSYTLKNILQSGTYIASSSGTPTAQSQPISPPSSRSTEGTVATGTAANDRPMHRKSKLKAYSLAYNVFSNPLTNDTGDSESIKCAGVLLSFDAGPVEPLIKIEAFGSWLLALNVEMIGRLARAVDYIIQPYNFEAYIQSSKFQPQVRSIIGLDDLTLNDVFCDIPSSPLPESAQECDFPYSSNISPVRIEDEEAALNLLAQSESPKPVEIETYDQYPGTRGGVVNINTSRSSILLLVISRGAKTDLQSPLLSIDLGNIRSAGTAEIGEHQSIQFHGISVTLFKSLHNALQDNDWRVEELLQIGNIIDILRLKARECHSSQKILPLINATMYIRHISSTVPHLTVDLDGYGTLVLNLSPDVGILAGDLTREIYTICSVCRATTPGEPCQWSVSVAWPSVLLRVWGKLKHIHTLAHRESEFKNIKCSAEYEYTQSEQKQQVNCKCEGITLRHDNQTLEIPCTIAANYDQELTLTVSDLYMNLGNNFEITKFLEFVSTTGSAGVSSPESINTATSRRFPQTSIHLRGACLSLPLDPCLLKARFDLSLFAQPCSGGTDHSGTDWACNINLFTRSMHLDSRQEGEVQIASSWRCHASLRKTCLNLALAVGLEPLIFTLHPSLLSLPLSLPLSPSPSPLSPLPSPPLKLSFGLSNLQVQMQLCERPCVLVCESLALEMDTSPAPPQHLRGTLGCLVYVDSREFDALLEPLAVKGAITGIDNELSVDLETSWANVNLRHGTPAPPSPANNPTLVNLLGMPIYLMGYGLGSGLTCVADGASMELTRYGAGAKVVILLYEHIFEFELTRADFQVKELRFSFTRSSGRLSEFIIPILVSTLAGPSMRVEVSSTLSIRNNTKHRLSLYASPCVTSLHNFINCQFASSPRSVRYEFSVDAIQSRVLELERGEARHLPLPWLFSRAFVYRGLAMYNLAPCPEAWAGDVEVDDIRFSVWDDYALPGASALDYVSYYEANLDKSQIIANPASLRSIFHYQSRESSRLYLGSKLLAIKEGGIFITSEIIYRRLTFLPHRHFEVMLSPPMTVQNLLPHKCLVRIGGHVEELDPTEECSFYNGHSEFSVEMALPCDGRAITYRSKRICVGDAKVFDCEKVIEFFLYASEGGNCPLPHVIRCCVSITAPVFGMRDFSANESLSRYVSVYARHWVFNNQPLPLVIKSDYSTQYLQPGECEIFGLSLYESMEFGRGWLGKGMFSGRFSKPCKLDVLRSFSQVYIPPSKNDCARWLSVISRPAPPPFNRSTLTVIESRFTIVNRLHHPIFVLQCSGNELTQFFRVPLGASVAYHPVGVKDAKKLSCYFTLVEPNKYFVPHSVPHPLQTPRAAGERVAAALAEACQNCHSYTQSIIPPPGFNTAGLFTPLRVPAGARLAWPLPGHGEGGFNGYWTHLWSRRGRKQHQLNLVYPNSPQLRLLFNINRFWRPKRGGKVATRTAGLTIGRGHGEGGPGVAVKHMDTVCAGGVQLIYKDFEKFSGDKAFFTLIDRPVSDAHIRQRQSKLLSINAVTCPHVSLTPSIVSLYMAELNFLSRLDLQFKQSYRRYSSAKLSSRSSPHGADSGIHLSTRRSFAGDGRKSADKRRHSFQITGPRSFRALANVRRAYHRRPNAPGTCLIDICTRVEGKRSVVELKGAQACRYKLRNRTDYKIFFSEPFGDPAVLRPHSFQAFSWSSGLAESRGEIHVMIYAQSRDHPFTFICNITRLKIHAILPCVAHRVGVSMRSLLVAVTLIEQGVRTLVFTSISTNKAIRHVNKENILSLRRGTVALDRLYGYLQNRAKGARRSTEMSLLFQLNASGLGISYVTPSSFGVSYVGVSPSIRPVGLQELALFCSISPLHLAYCCAKTHNLRLLLGEVSIDSFDSPLIRQWKYSDYWWKKWSKLPWFIQPILRRSHERLGLVERQIVDSTWGKWDEKRFSGFKKSMIRFYISGSLEKRPVFLSHLIVAVEPLDVIINTYILRELQNLYYRLPAPAKDSLPGLLYIEYFYISPLKAYVTLSSSGQSGGGSGSSTGGSWFLTYFNSMIEDISETPLSFNPVLQTNTFTTSRKLINDSGETYLRQLVRQAAKSIGSFNIIGNPIGLFRRLHFGCCEFISALLRVFSVKLHEFPLHLIRGALVLVLITVCSLLDSCSLCLRSLHSLAEQISFYSANVALDALPFALNRRGLFEPTGLLDTLRGGILGSALVLLGSIVHPVSLIHGKISHTLRQIHAALLRKNRSTYGWRSTVDRRETSNVLLKVLSFLALGPPMSVLLLSRSIIRGLSATLSHLGRISDLKPKAMGKILRSGCSTSEHDFYIYNATRLLEQALAGTLYSHIKHEIVAVHASSDSDMVVVTDSFVFQICGGKICFACDKNSVYRISLFPDSVLLSFTSHIRLKLHHDLKKFMQQRHCRTATERIKHTHKIYNRNKHDCKNLFETLSHFVVGCRASFS; this comes from the coding sequence ATGATTAACAGCATGGTTGCCAAGGTCTTAAGTATGTTCCTCTCGGACTACTTTGAGAACCCTGAGAAGCTATCGCTAAGCCAGCTACTTACAGGTACAGTAACCCTCCACAACCTAaagattaaaaattcattacTTTCGTACCTAATGCTGCCGATGAAGCTAGTATATGGCATGGTGAAGGAACTCGAGATCACAATCCCCTGGCTTTCACTATCAAGCAAGCCCATAACGGTGGAGGTGAGAGACATAATATTGGTCTATTCGCTAACTCCCACAAATGAATGGAGCGCCAGCGAGCTGATGAGTAATTGGCAAGATTTCAAAGACATCGACATACTGAAGGAAAAGTCCattaacatatttttggaCTCTAGCACATTTGGTTCAAAGTGGAATTCAATAATGCACCGATTTCTTCGAAATGCTATAGTTTCATTCCACAacattgattttttattgtacaatacATTTTTTGGTGACATACCTCACATATTGGGATTTAATTGCATGACGGCCTACAACATCAAATGTAATCCTGAATGGGAGCCCTTAGAGAAATCGTTTTCTGACAATACGGCTTCTAACTCAACCTATTCCGCCTCTAACGACCACGATTCCGAGGCACACGTATCAGAAATTCCCTCATCAATAAGTGCATCAACCTACTACGAGCGAATGCCAATACAAATGATAAAGTCTGACGTACCCATTAGTTCAGATTCACACAAAAAGATAGAGAAACTGATGGAGAATGGAATACTTGTGTACAActtgtttatttttgagAGCACTAGGTTATATTATCGCGAATTTACCGACTCAGATGACATATCATTCAACGACAAAACGATAAACGAAGTGGCAAGGTGGATAAGGGACTCTAGCAGTGGGAACAAGGTGATTTACCGGAGGGAATCATTTCAGCTGCGCTATAGGGCGTGTAATGGGCCTATAAATGATGATCTGATGAATGCACTATTGTACGATTCGTTGCATGGTCATAACATCAAGACATCATTTTCTGATTTTTCTACGAATTACTCGATAAACGAGCAAATTGGACACGTCAAGTCGATGGATGACAACAGCGATCGGATTGGAGATGAATTTGGCATGATTGAAAAGGGCAATTTGGGATGGGCAGTTGAAAATAAAGGCGAAGACATAAAGAAGCGCAGGTGGAACCTTCCACGGTTTTTTGGACGTAAAAAGGATCAGTCCACCGCTAGTAGCCTTCCAATGGTGGAAGAGCCGCCAAAGTACCAAACAAACTTGGAGATTTATCAGAATATATTCAGGTCTACTGAAAGCAAATTTATGATTCATACCAGGGACTCTAAAGTTTATCCCAATTGCTCAATGACCCTAATATTTCCACACATGGCCACAGAACTTTCAGCGGATATTCTAAAATCGTTTGAATCGTTGCTAAAGTACATTTTAATGTACAAGCAAGTATGCTACAATGGGCTGGAGAGACTGGATGATAGCAAAACCCCCCCAAATGATGAAGTTATTAAGTATAAAAAAGAGTTCAGGTCAATGGCCTACGGGCTTAAATTTGACTACGCCTATATCAACAACTTCTATGATAAATACAGCATGAAGTTTATCAAAAACCTAAACATGAGCCTTCTAGAAGACCTTTCcatgcaaatttttaaccTGCACGAAAATATGGAAAACTGGAAGAACTTCAAGGGAGTAACGTCTAGCTGCTATATGGACAGTATCAAGTTTTTCAAACAGAAAACACCCCTCTCAAAAAAAGAAAACAACATCCTCTGCATGTATAGAAATAGACTTTTGGTCGAAAATATGCCCTGGTACTCTATTCATGTTAGAATTCGCGGCCTGAATGCGAATGTACGGCTTGAGGATGGGACGCTGGACTTTTCCTCTGATAGCATGATGGCTGGCATAACCTGCGGATTGATGAACGCAAAATATGATCTTTCATTAGAAAACTGCCTACTTAGGTGTGATTTCCGCTCTTATACTCTAAAAAATATCCTCCAATCCGGTACTTACATTGCATCTAGCAGTGGGACCCCCACCGCCCAGTCTCAGCCCATCTCTCCTCCCTCCAGCCGCAGCACCGAAGGGACGGTCGCCACCGGCACCGCGGCGAATGATAGGCCTATGCATAGGAAGAGTAAACTAAAGGCATATTCCCTGGCCTATAACGTATTTTCCAACCCGCTGACCAACGACACGGGAGATAGCGAGTCCATAAAGTGTGCGGGGGTGCTGTTGTCCTTCGACGCCGGTCCCGTAGAGCCCCTAATCAAGATAGAGGCATTCGGGTCCTGGCTGTTGGCCCTGAACGTGGAAATGATTGGACGTTTGGCGAGGGCGGTGGATTATATCATTCAACCCTACAACTTTGAGGCCTACATCCAATCATCCAAGTTCCAACCGCAAGTGAGGTCCATCATAGGATTAGACGATTTAACTTTGAACGACGTATTTTGTGATATACCATCATCTCCATTGCCGGAAAGTGCGCAGGAATGCGACTTTCCATATTCCTCCAACATAAGCCCAGTCCGAATTGAGGATGAAGAGGCGGCGTTGAACCTGCTGGCCCAGTCTGAATCGCCAAAGCCCGTAGAAATTGAGACTTATGACCAGTATCCTGGGACTAGAGGGGGGGTAGTAAACATTAACACCTCTAGGTCCAGCATACTACTCCTGGTTATTTCCAGGGGCGCCAAAACAGACCTGCAGTCGCCCCTTCTCTCCATCGACCTCGGAAACATCCGCAGTGCCGGAACGGCAGAAATAGGGGAGCATCAAAGCATACAATTCCACGGAATTAGCGTTACACTCTTTAAGAGCCTGCATAATGCTCTGCAGGACAACGACTGGAGGGTCGAAGAGCTGCTTCAAATAGGCAACATCATCGACATATTGCGCTTAAAAGCCAGAGAATGCCATTCTTCGCAAAAGATCCTACCACTCATCAACGCCACAATGTATATCCGTCACATTTCTTCAACTGTGCCCCATCTTACAGTAGATCTCGACGGTTATGGTACACTGGTCCTTAATCTTTCCCCAGATGTGGGGATTCTGGCAGGTGATTTAACTAGAGAAATCTACACCATATGCAGCGTCTGCAGGGCCACTACACCAGGAGAGCCCTGCCAGTGGAGCGTCTCCGTTGCGTGGCCCTCCGTGCTGCTCAGGGTTTGGGGAAAACTTAAGCATATTCACACTCTGGCACATAGAGAATCTGAATTTAAAAACATAAAATGCAGCGCGGAATATGAATATACACAAAGCGAACAAAAACAGCAAGTAAATTGCAAGTGCGAAGGCATTACGCTACGCCACGATAACCAAACATTAGAAATTCCTTGCACCATCGCGGCAAATTATGACCAAGAACTGACACTGACTGTGTCCGACCTGTATATGAACCTTGGAAACAACTTtgaaataactaaatttcTCGAATTTGTCTCCACGACAGGGTCCGCAGGGGTTTCTAGCCCAGAGAGCATCAATACTGCCACTAGTAGGCGATTCCCTCAAACCTCCATCCACCTGCGAGGCGCCTGTCTCTCCCTGCCCCTCGACCCCTGCCTACTCAAGGCACGTTTCGATCTCAGCCTGTTTGCCCAGCCCTGCTCCGGCGGCACAGACCACAGCGGAACAGACTGGGCCTGCAATATCAACCTATTCACCAGGTCCATGCACCTGGACAGTCGCCAAGAAGGAGAAGTACAGATCGCCAGTTCCTGGCGCTGCCACGCAAGCCTACGCAAAACATGCCTCAACCTAGCCCTGGCCGTTGGGCTCGAACCCCTAATCTTCACCCTTCACCCCTCGCTCCTCTCCCTGCCCCTCTCCCTGCCCCTCTCCCCCTCTCCCTCTCCCCTCTCCCCTCTCCCCTCCCCCCCCCTGAAGCTCTCGTTCGGACTCTCCAACCTGCAGGTCCAAATGCAGCTCTGCGAACGCCCCTGCGTGCTCGTATGCGAGAGCCTTGCCCTGGAAATGGACACCAGCCCCGCGCCCCCGCAGCACCTACGGGGAACCCTGGGCTGCCTGGTCTACGTAGATTCACGCGAATTTGACGCACTGCTCGAGCCACTAGCAGTGAAGGGCGCCATAACGGGCATAGACAACGAGCTCTCGGTGGACCTCGAGACCAGCTGGGCCAACGTTAATCTGCGACACGGCACCCCAGCCCCCCCTTCACCCGCAAACAACCCAACCCTTGTCAACTTACTAGGAATGCCCATCTATCTGATGGGCTACGGGCTGGGCAGCGGGCTGACCTGCGTGGCCGATGGGGCATCGATGGAGCTGACGCGCTACGGCGCAGGGGCCAAGGTCGTAATTTTGCTCTACGAGCACATCTTCGAGTTCGAGCTGACCCGGGCAGACTTCCAGGTCAAAGAGCTGCGCTTCAGCTTCACTAGGAGCTCTGGACGTCTAAGCGAATTTATTATACCCATTCTAGTCTCCACGCTAGCCGGCCCGTCCATGAGGGTAGAGGTCAGCTCCACGCTCTCCATACGCAACAACACGAAGCACCGGCTCTCGCTATACGCCAGCCCGTGCGTTACGTCGCTTCACAACTTCATAAACTGCCAATTTGCCAGCTCTCCGCGAAGCGTGCGCTACGAGTTCAGCGTGGACGCAATTCAAAGCCGAGTCTTAGAGCTGGAGCGCGGAGAGGCGAGACACCTCCCGCTGCCCTGGCTCTTCAGCCGGGCCTTTGTCTATCGCGGGCTGGCGATGTATAACCTGGCGCCCTGTCCCGAGGCCTGGGCGGGCGACGTAGAGGTGGACGATATAAGATTTTCAGTTTGGGACGATTACGCGTTACCTGGCGCGTCCGCGCTGGATTACGTGAGTTACTATGAGGCAAATCTGGACAAATCGCAGATAATAGCCAACCCTGCTTCTCTTAGGTCTATTTTTCATTACCAATCCAGAGAGTCTAGCAGGCTCTACCTCGGTTCTAAACTATTGGCAATTAAGGAAGGTGGCATTTTTATAACATCTGAAATAATCTACAGACGCCTGACATTTCTACCTCACAGACACTTTGAGGTCATGCTTTCTCCGCCCATGACCGTTCAAAATTTGCTGCCACACAAATGCTTGGTACGGATTGGTGGGCACGTTGAGGAGCTGGATCCCACGGAGGAGTGCAGTTTTTACAACGGCCACAGTGAATTTTCCGTTGAAATGGCCCTGCCGTGCGACGGCAGGGCTATCACTTACCGCTCAAAGCGCATCTGCGTTGGCGATGCAAAGGTATTTGACTGCGAAAAGgtaattgaatttttccTCTATGCGAGCGAGGGCGGCAATTGTCCACTTCCGCACGTTATTCGCTGCTGTGTCTCCATTACGGCGCCAGTATTCGGGATGAGGGACTTTTCGGCCAATGAATCGCTCTCTAGGTACGTTTCTGTATACGCCCGCCATTGGGTCTTCAACAACCAGCCGCTGCCCTTGGTGATAAAGTCCGACTACAGCACGCAGTACCTGCAGCCAGGCGAGTGCGAAATTTTCGGGCTCTCCCTGTACGAGTCCATGGAGTTTGGCCGGGGCTGGCTTGGGAAGGGGATGTTCAGCGGGAGGTTTTCCAAGCCCTGTAAGTTGGACGTCCTCAGGTCATTTTCTCAGGTCTACATCCCGCCTTCCAAAAACGACTGCGCACGCTGGCTCTCCGTCATCTCCCGGCCTGCGCCCCCCCCCTTCAATAGGTCAACGCTGACGGTCATTGAATCGCGGTTCACCATTGTGAACAGGTTACACCACCCGATATTTGTACTGCAATGTTCTGGAAACGAGTTAACCCAGTTTTTTAGAGTTCCTCTGGGGGCGTCTGTCGCCTACCACCCAGTGGGGGTAAAAGACGCCAAGAAGCTGTCTTGTTACTTCACCCTCGTGGAGCCGAACAAATATTTCGTCCCTCATTCCGTCCCTCACCCCCTGCAGACCCCGAGGGCCGCGGGGGAGCGCGTGGCCGCGGCTCTGGCCGAGGCCTGCCAAAATTGCCACTCCTACACGCAGAGCATAATCCCTCCGCCAGGGTTCAACACGGCCGGGCTGTTTACGCCCTTGAGGGTCCCGGCGGGTGCTAGACTCGCCTGGCCCCTGCCGGGGCACGGGGAGGGGGGTTTCAACGGTTACTGGACGCACCTGTGGTCTAGGCGCGGGCGCAAGCAGCATCAGTTGAACCTGGTCTACCCTAATTCGCCCCAGTTGAGGCTActgtttaatataaatcGTTTTTGGCGTCCAAAGCGCGGGGGAAAGGTGGCCACTCGCACTGCTGGGCTAACAATTGGGAGGGGGCATGGCGAGGGCGGCCCAGGGGTGGCGGTGAAGCACATGGACACGGTTTGTGCGGGAGGCGTGCAGTTGATATACAAGGATTTTGAGAAGTTTTCAGGGGACAAGGCATTTTTTACGCTGATCGATCGGCCTGTGAGTGATGCGCACATTAGGCAGCGCCAGTCCAAGTTGTTATCAATCAATGCGGTGACCTGTCCGCACGTTAGCCTAACGCCCTCGATCGTGTCGCTTTACATGGCGGAGCTCAACTTTTTGTCTCGTTTGGACTTGCAGTTTAAGCAGTCCTACCGTCGCTACTCCTCTGCTAAGCTGTCGTCCAGATCCTCCCCGCACGGGGCCGATTCGGGCATCCACCTCAGCACCCGGAGAAGTTTTGCGGGGGATGGGCGAAAGTCTGCTGACAAGAGACGGCACTCATTTCAAATTACAGGGCCTCGAAGCTTTCGGGCATTGGCAAACGTCCGCAGGGCCTATCACAGGAGGCCCAACGCCCCCGGTACCTGTTTGATTGACATTTGTACCAGGGTTGAGGGCAAGCGGTCGGTGGTTGAGCTGAAGGGGGCGCAGGCCTGCAGGTACAAGTTAAGGAATAGGACAGACTACAAGATTTTTTTTTCCGAGCCTTTTGGAGACCCGGCGGTGCTGCGGCCGCACAGTTTTCAGGCTTTTAGTTGGAGTAGTGGCCTCGCGGAGTCCCGCGGCGAGATACACGTAATGATTTACGCGCAATCGCGCGACCATCCCTTCActtttatttgtaatataacTCGGCTTAAGATCCACGCCATCCTCCCTTGCGTGGCCCATCGCGTGGGCGTTTCCATGCGTAGCCTCCTGGTGGCGGTTACCCTTATAGAGCAGGGGGTCCGTACGTTGGTATTTACAAGCATTAGTACCAACAAGGCCATTAGGCACGTGAACAAGGAGAACATATTATCTCTCCGCAGGGGCACGGTGGCGCTGGACCGTTTGTATGGTTACTTGCAGAACAGGGCCAAGGGCGCGCGGCGTTCGACCGAGATGTCGCTATTATTTCAACTGAATGCGAGCGGTTTGGGCATTTCATATGTAACTCCTAGCAGTTTTGGCGTTTCGTATGTAGGTGTAAGTCCTAGCATTCGGCCAGTTGGTTTGCAGGAATTGGCTCTTTTTTGTTCGATTTCACCGCTTCATTTGGCGTATTGTTGCGCTAAGACGCACAACTTGAGGCTGCTATTGGGGGAGGTTTCAATTGACTCATTCGACTCGCCATTGATCAGGCAGTGGAAGTACAGCGATTACTGGTGGAAGAAGTGGTCTAAGCTTCCGTGGTTTATCCAGCCGATACTGAGGAGATCGCACGAGCGGCTCGGACTGGTTGAACGGCAGATTGTGGATTCTACCTGGGGAAAATGGGATGAGAAGCGGTTTAGCGGATTTAAAAAATCGATGATTCGTTTTTACATTTCAGGGAGCTTAGAAAAGCGCCCCGTATTTTTGAGCCACTTGATCGTAGCGGTTGAGCCGTTAgatgttattattaatacTTACATTTTGCGTGAGCTGCAAAACCTCTACTACAGGTTACCTGCCCCGGCAAAGGACTCACTGCCCGGGCTTTTGTacattgaatatttttatatttcgCCTCTGAAGGCCTATGTCACGCTTTCCAGTTCCGGCCAATCTGGAGGCGGTAGTGGCAGTTCCACTGGCGGAAGTTGGTTTTTGACTTACTTTAACTCTATGATTGAGGACATATCAGAAACCCCGCTCTCGTTCAACCCGGTACTGCAGACCAATACTTTCACAACCAGCCGGAAGTTGATAAATGACTCTGGAGAAACGTACCTTCGCCAATTGGTGCGACAGGCCGCTAAAAGCATCGGGTCCTTTAATATCATCGGAAACCCAATTGGACTTTTTAGAAGATTGCATTTTGGCTGCTGCGAGTTCATTTCTGCGCTCTTACGCGTCTTCTCCGTCAAATTGCACGAGTTCCCTTTACACCTTATACGAGGCGCCCTGGTCCTCGTACTAATCACCGTCTGCTCACTCTTAGACAGCTGTTCGCTCTGCCTTCGCTCGCTACACTCGCTGGCCGAACAGATCTCCTTCTACAGCGCAAATGTAGCCCTGGATGCCCTCCCCTTCGCGCTAAACAGGAGGGGCCTGTTCGAACCCACGGGATTGCTTGATACTCTCAGGGGCGGGATACTTGGCTCGGCCCTGGTTCTGCTGGGCTCTATAGTGCATCCCGTCTCTTTAATTCACGGAAAAATCTCCCATACGCTTAGACAAATACACGCGGCGTTATTACGCAAAAACCGCTCCACGTATGGCTGGAGGTCCACCGTGGATAGGAGGGAAACCTCCAACGTCTTACTCAAGGTCCTCTCTTTCCTAGCGCTCGGCCCGCCCATGTCCGTGCTCCTGCTTTCCAGGTCCATCATACGCGGACTGAGCGCTACTCTTTCACACCTAGGCCGAATTTCAGATCTTAAGCCAAAGGCCATGGGCAAGATCCTCAGGTCTGGCTGCTCTACGTCAGAACATGACTTTTATATCTACAATGCCACGCGGCTGCTAGAGCAGGCGCTCGCTGGAACCCTTTATTCGCACATAAAACACGAAATTGTAGCGGTACATGCGTCTTCAGATTCGGACATGGTAGTTGTTACAGATTCATTCGTCTTTCAAATCTGCGGGGGGAAAATTTGCTTTGCGTGTGACAAAAATTCTGTATACCGCATCTCGCTCTTTCCGGACTCGGTGCTACTCTCCTTCACCTCGCACATTAGGCTTAAGTTGCATCACGActtgaaaaaattcatGCAACAGCGCCACTGCAGAACCGCCACGGAACGAATCAAGCACACCCACAAAATCTACAATAGAAACAAACACGACTGCAAAAACCTCTTTGAGACTCTCTCACACTTTGTCGTGGGTTGCAGGGCCTCCTTTAGTTGA
- a CDS encoding Elongation factor 1-alpha (overlaps_old_locusTagID:BBM_III06380), which yields MRGKHSLRDFITQELNEASDCSDISDISSGVDFFASLPKPNYTKQHSRRHQASAQRQNSEHGKTVQFTKGVPIDDFQGVNQHPLPKTDPANHSTLPNGTLNVLIGGPVDSGKSTLIAHILTRDHKSKPKHLADLLDNSTEERERGITIHVKLNRCSYNLCGLFYNVLLLDTPGHCDLFTSLIKSSLIAQQSVLILDITKLTKFNQSSSFTVQNMVTLGINHMLIYHHCIGNDIIICINKMDLVDYSEPEFIAAKSLVVGICKSLLKININFTFIPIVSNTGLNIDKPSVGNSVDGLCSWYKGNTLFQELSHRIDIMKPIPYGSDLVCHVIDQWANNKELKLTIYVESGSLSRYNKATALPSLLDVTVIKDLSSKSFNNASIGTGSVLDVTIRSQNVDSLGDIVAIVHGIDIPRVAEWISVKLYASKISKSQLTIGQSVELIIGNVSEEAFIEVVKDSNNENSYVIRPGMDYVVSFRFASEAIVHPDSTGAKRLSKVIVRSSGTVVGWGTIVSCR from the coding sequence ATGAGGGGTAAGCATAGCTTACGTGATTTTATAACTCAAGAGCTGAATGAGGCTTCAGATTGTTCGGATATTTCAGATATATCTTCTGGTGTAGATTTCTTTGCTTCTTTGCCTAAGCCAAATTACACAAAACAACATTCGCGGCGTCACCAAGCAAGTGCACAACGTCAAAATTCCGAGCATGGTAAAACTGTTCAATTTACTAAAGGCGTTccaattgatgattttcAGGGGGTTAATCAGCATCCTTTACCCAAAACGGATCCTGCTAACCATTCAACATTGCCAAATGGTACATTAAATGTTCTTATTGGTGGCCCAGTGGATTCAGGAAAATCAACTCTAATTGCCCATATCTTGACTAGGGATCATAAATCCAAACCTAAGCATTTGGCTGATTTGCTAGATAATTCAACTGAGGAAAGGGAAAGAGGTATTACGATACACGTTAAGCTTAACCGTTgttcatataatttatgcgGTTTATTCTACAATGTATTGCTATTAGATACCCCTGGGCACTGCGATTTATTTACAAGCCTAATAAAATCGTCCCTGATCGCACAACAATCTGTTTTAATTCTTGATATAACGAAACTAACCAAGTTCAACCAATCAAGTAGTTTTACAGTACAAAATATGGTTACATTGGGTATAAATCACATGCTAATCTACCATCATTGTATAggaaatgatataattatatgtattaatAAGATGGACCTGGTGGATTACTCAGAGCCAGAATTTATTGCAGCAAAATCCCTAGTAGTTGGCATTTGTAAATCtctattaaaaattaatataaattttacctTTATACCTATTGTTTCCAATACCGGACTAAATATAGACAAACCAAGTGTGGGTAATTCTGTGGATGGGTTATGCAGCTGGTATAAAGGAAACACTTTATTTCAAGAACTCTCACATCGAATTGATATAATGAAGCCTATTCCTTATGGTAGTGACTTAGTATGCCATGTTATCGACCAGTGGGCCAATAATAAGGAATTAAAGCTTACTATATATGTTGAGTCTGGTTCACTCTCTAGATATAACAAGGCCACAGCCTTGCCCTCACTGCTGGATGTTACCGTAATTAAAGACCTCTCATCCAAATCTTTTAATAATGCAAGTATAGGTACAGGCAGCGTTCTGGATGTAACTATCAGGTCTCAGAATGTAGATTCCTTGGGTGATATAGTTGCAATTGTGCATGGAATTGACATTCCACGCGTTGCCGAATGGATTAGTGTGAAATTGTATGCAAGTAAAATTTCAAAGTCACAATTAACGATAGGTCAATCGGTAGAGTTAATTATTGGCAACGTTTCAGAGGAAGCATTCATTGAAGTTGTCAAAGACTCAAACAATGAGAATAGTTATGTAATTCGCCCTGGAATGGATTATGTTGTGTCATTTCGCTTTGCTAGCGAAGCTATTGTTCACCCGGACTCCACAGGCGCCAAGCGTCTATCCAAGGTTATTGTTAGAAGTTCGGGGACGGTTGTTGGCTGGGGAACGATTGTCTCATGTCGTTGA